The following are encoded in a window of Phaseolus vulgaris cultivar G19833 chromosome 3, P. vulgaris v2.0, whole genome shotgun sequence genomic DNA:
- the LOC137839154 gene encoding uncharacterized protein has protein sequence MAQMMEIMRALQENVEASRVQLAKMHEDLVTSQARNEELSKVTEELRQALHEQRGRATDEEITPSSLPRVFPMPFAQAITDTAIPASVVAVKASFTGVEDPEAHLTAFHTQMMLSDGSDAVYCKMFMSTIQGTALEWFVSLPTGHITSFQQFSKLFVDQYIVNKAPPRVSYDLFDVRQYQGESLGDYLNRFGAQMVRSPAKDEEMSVYAFKKGVLPGPFSEALIRGHPATFAEVWQLDVAHIADESEVAEKRGNVAPARPRAQTRIQPQRVLETAAAKKDQRTRHPYDPKKNKGRGPGRPREFNRPPRYKFVMGLADLIAIPNIAVRLKAPEKVSDKVLGPKPNAWREFHQSFGHSLDSCLALGYQLDDLVKSGFLNDYLLDKRTGQASSSEPTSRGPAA, from the coding sequence ATGGCgcaaatgatggagatcatgcgcgcGTTGCAAGAGAATGTGGAGGCGTCGCGCGTCCAGCTGGCGAAGATGCACGAAGACCTGGTcacctctcaggccaggaacgAGGAACTCAGCAAGGtcactgaggagctgcgtcaagctcttcacgaGCAGAGAGGACGTGCAACTGATGAAGAAATTACACCGTCATCGCTGCCACGCGTCTTTCcgatgccgtttgctcaggcgatcacggacacggcgatccctgcgagcgtggtagccgtgaaagcttctttcaccggcgtggaagatcctgaagcacatctcactgcgttccacacgcagatgatgctgtcagatGGCTCAGACGCAGtttattgcaagatgtttatgagcacaatccagggaacagcgctggaatggttcgttagcctgcctacaggtcacataaccagctTCCAGCAGTTCTCAaagcttttcgtcgaccagtacatcgtgaacaaggcgccacctagggtgtcttacgacttgttcgacgtaaggcagtatcagggagagtccctcggggactatctgaatcgtttcggagcacagatggtccgctcgcctgccaaGGACGAGGAGATGtcggtatacgccttcaaaaagggcgtgttgcctggACCTTTCAGCGAGGCGTTGATTAGgggccaccccgccacgtttgctgaagtttgGCAACTTGatgtggcccacatcgccgacgagagcgaggTTGCAGAAAAGAGAGGGAACGTGGCTCCTGCTAGGCCACGGGCCCAAactagaatccagccgcagagggtgctggagacggcggcggccaaaaaggatcaaaggactcgccatccttacgatccaaagaaaaacaaggggaggGGTCCAGGGCGCCCTAGGGAGTTCAATCGCCCCCCGAGGTACAAGTtcgtcatgggattggcggacctgatcgctattcCCAACATAGCTGTCAGGCTTAAAGCGCCTGAGAAAGTCTcagacaaggtgttaggaccaaaaccgaACGCATGGCGTGAATTCCACCAAAGTTTTGGTCACTCccttgattcgtgtttggccctgggttACCAACTCGACGATTTGGTCAAGAGCGGCTTCTTGAATGActacctgctggacaagagaACGGGGCAAGCGTCGAGCTCTGAGCCGACGAGCAGAGGgccagcagcatga